The following are encoded in a window of Methylicorpusculum oleiharenae genomic DNA:
- a CDS encoding DEAD/DEAH box helicase — translation MKKTHLTQTRFSNLELSDSILKGLNEAGFDYCTPIQDKSLPLSLRGKDIAGQAQTGTGKTATFLLATFQQLINDENETIKNPRAVILAPTRELAIQIHKDALLLGKYLDFKFALVYGGTDYQKQQNTLKSNVDIIIGTPGRIIDFYRQNVFTLDHVQVMVLDEADRMLDLGFIKDIRYLLRRMPEADKRLNLLFSATLSYKVTELAYEHMNQPVLIKIESEEVTSSAIKQSAYCPSNEQKIPLLIGILNKYKPQRSIIFVNTKRCAEQLDDYLNVNGYKTAVLSGDVPQEKRQRLLGDFQDNKLQLLIATDVAARGLHITDVSHVINYDLPQDAEDYVHRIGRTARFGASGEAISFICEEYAYSMPDIETFINQKVPVSPITAELLAEIVKPERKPRPHNPKTRDFKNDKREPAKRRFSPEPPNKGPALKPENPQ, via the coding sequence ATGAAAAAGACGCATCTAACCCAAACTCGATTCAGTAATCTTGAATTATCCGACTCTATCCTTAAAGGATTAAATGAAGCCGGTTTCGACTATTGCACGCCCATTCAGGATAAATCTTTGCCCTTGTCGCTTCGCGGCAAAGACATCGCAGGCCAGGCGCAGACCGGTACCGGTAAAACCGCGACCTTTCTACTCGCTACTTTCCAGCAGCTGATTAATGATGAAAACGAGACAATCAAGAACCCGCGCGCCGTTATTCTTGCTCCAACTCGGGAATTAGCGATTCAGATTCATAAAGATGCTTTGTTGCTGGGCAAATACCTGGATTTTAAATTTGCGCTGGTTTACGGGGGTACGGATTACCAGAAGCAACAGAATACATTGAAATCAAATGTCGACATAATAATTGGCACACCGGGCAGAATTATTGATTTCTATCGGCAAAATGTGTTCACTCTGGATCATGTTCAGGTCATGGTTCTGGATGAAGCCGATCGCATGCTTGATCTGGGTTTTATCAAGGATATTCGTTACCTGTTGAGACGCATGCCGGAAGCCGACAAGCGGCTTAATTTATTGTTTTCCGCAACGCTTTCTTACAAAGTGACGGAACTGGCTTACGAACATATGAACCAGCCCGTATTAATCAAAATAGAATCGGAAGAGGTAACGTCCTCGGCAATCAAGCAAAGTGCTTACTGTCCGTCTAACGAGCAAAAAATTCCTTTGTTGATTGGAATTTTGAATAAATATAAACCGCAACGCAGCATTATTTTCGTCAACACCAAGCGATGTGCTGAACAACTCGATGATTATTTGAATGTTAACGGGTATAAAACAGCGGTTCTCAGTGGGGATGTGCCCCAGGAAAAGCGTCAACGCTTACTGGGTGATTTTCAGGACAATAAACTTCAACTACTGATCGCGACCGATGTCGCTGCACGCGGCTTGCATATCACCGATGTCTCTCATGTCATCAACTACGATCTGCCCCAGGATGCTGAAGATTATGTGCATCGCATAGGCCGTACCGCGCGTTTTGGCGCAAGCGGCGAAGCCATCAGCTTTATATGCGAAGAGTATGCGTACTCCATGCCTGACATTGAAACGTTTATCAACCAAAAAGTTCCCGTCAGTCCAATCACCGCTGAATTATTAGCCGAGATCGTCAAGCCGGAACGAAAGCCCCGTCCACATAATCCAAAAACGCGTGATTTTAAAAATGATAAGCGGGAACCCGCCAAGCGAAGATTCAGCCCCGAGCCTCCTAACAAAGGCCCTGCATTAAAACCCGAAAATCCTCAATAG
- the yrfG gene encoding GMP/IMP nucleotidase, which yields MIEWNKIDTILLDMDGTLLDLNFDNHFWQEFVPQKFSEKAGISVETAKHQLEPRFKSMEGKIEWYCLDYWSEVLELDITGLKAEIAGLIEVLPHVIEFLEKVSNSSKKVILVTNAHRGSLGLKMEKTCLQPFFDEIISSHDFGIPKEHPGFWPSLQRRQPFDKERTLLVDDSLAVLNSARQYGIRHLISVSKPDSTRPSKKNDGFQSIEDFRVLMQGLC from the coding sequence ATGATCGAATGGAACAAAATTGATACCATTTTATTGGATATGGACGGTACTTTGCTGGATCTGAATTTTGATAACCATTTTTGGCAAGAATTCGTCCCTCAAAAGTTTTCTGAAAAGGCTGGCATTTCTGTTGAAACTGCAAAGCATCAGCTTGAGCCCCGCTTTAAAAGCATGGAAGGAAAAATAGAATGGTACTGCCTGGATTATTGGAGTGAAGTGCTGGAATTGGATATTACCGGTTTAAAAGCGGAAATTGCAGGATTAATAGAGGTGTTGCCGCATGTGATCGAGTTTTTGGAAAAGGTAAGTAATTCGTCAAAAAAAGTAATATTGGTGACTAATGCTCATAGGGGGAGCTTGGGTTTAAAAATGGAAAAAACCTGTCTGCAGCCTTTTTTCGATGAAATTATCAGTTCGCATGATTTCGGAATTCCCAAAGAGCATCCCGGTTTCTGGCCATCACTGCAGCGCAGGCAACCTTTTGATAAAGAACGAACCTTGTTGGTGGATGACAGCCTGGCCGTTTTAAATTCGGCCAGGCAATACGGTATACGGCATTTAATTTCTGTCAGTAAACCGGACAGCACCCGGCCCAGCAAAAAAAACGATGGGTTTCAGTCTATTGAGGATTTTCGGGTTTTAATGCAGGGCCTTTGTTAG
- the nudE gene encoding ADP compounds hydrolase NudE, with amino-acid sequence MPKKPTLLNSCILAQTRLFRIESLDLIFSNGEQRNYERLARGGTDAAVLIVPMIDKETVLLIREYAAGVHRYELGLPKGKADPGETFMEAANRELKEEIGFGARHLHHLTSFSLAPSYLEHMTEILVAQDLYHEKLVGDEPEELEVVPWNINDISGLVATGECTEARSIAALYLALNYLKN; translated from the coding sequence ATGCCAAAAAAGCCGACACTTCTAAACAGTTGTATTCTAGCGCAAACGCGCTTGTTCCGGATTGAATCACTGGACCTTATTTTTAGCAACGGGGAGCAGCGCAACTATGAGCGACTGGCACGCGGTGGCACCGATGCCGCCGTTTTAATTGTGCCCATGATTGATAAGGAAACTGTTTTGTTGATCCGAGAATATGCAGCTGGCGTTCACCGGTATGAATTAGGTTTACCTAAGGGCAAAGCTGATCCGGGCGAAACGTTTATGGAAGCCGCAAACCGCGAGCTTAAAGAAGAAATCGGCTTTGGTGCACGTCATTTACACCACTTAACCTCTTTCTCCCTAGCCCCCTCTTATCTGGAGCATATGACAGAAATCCTTGTCGCGCAGGATCTTTACCATGAAAAACTCGTGGGCGATGAACCCGAAGAGCTTGAAGTCGTCCCCTGGAATATTAATGATATAAGCGGCTTGGTTGCTACCGGGGAATGCACCGAAGCACGGTCAATCGCGGCACTTTATCTGGCTTTAAATTACCTTAAAAATTAG
- a CDS encoding BatD family protein, which yields MGLISTAFAEEIEVSVDRNPVTLNESFQLLFTANESPDGRPDFSPLETDFEILGQSQSSSTSIINGQFSKKIQWKVDVLAKSAGELVIPAISFGNDKTGPFPLTVNDKTIARSVPGDDEIFLEVEATPEKPYVQSQVLYTLRFYRRVDIAQARLNEPEMEDAVIEKMGEDSNYSTQINGVDYTVTERRYAIFPQKSGVITIKPLTLDAEVLVTGRPRFNGFFSRQITKTKRVSSKAVTLDVQPLPQNLKGQHWLPAEAVSLSQSWSGDISQMKVGEPVTRTLTLLAKGAAVGQLPELNNAIDQESVKTYPDQPVLREEKKPEGMIAFREEKIAFIPSKQGTFELPAIEIPWFNINTGKLEVTKIPAAVITVLSASGSQTQDAPPRTEETIANSIESSKPAQVPSEVQSSYWMWLALFFGLAWLSTLAYLLIKRKPEPVDSLPEVDVKTASERESIKALKKACAENDPQAAKEALLVWGRIKFQASSLGQLASFCDARLRDEIDTLNRCLYGKEDVIWVGKRLFQAFSENQARKQLKVEKDTGLEPLYRL from the coding sequence ATGGGTTTAATCAGTACGGCCTTTGCCGAAGAAATTGAGGTTTCTGTCGATCGCAATCCTGTCACTCTCAACGAATCCTTCCAATTATTGTTTACAGCCAATGAATCGCCGGATGGACGGCCGGATTTTTCTCCATTGGAGACCGATTTTGAGATTTTGGGACAAAGCCAAAGCAGCAGCACATCAATCATCAATGGACAGTTCAGCAAAAAAATTCAATGGAAAGTGGATGTCTTAGCGAAAAGTGCAGGAGAGTTGGTCATACCGGCCATTTCTTTTGGAAATGATAAAACCGGGCCGTTTCCTCTGACAGTCAATGACAAAACAATTGCCAGATCCGTTCCGGGTGATGATGAGATCTTTCTTGAAGTGGAAGCAACGCCCGAAAAACCTTATGTTCAATCACAAGTGCTGTATACCTTGCGCTTTTACCGCAGAGTCGATATCGCTCAAGCCCGGTTGAATGAGCCGGAAATGGAAGATGCTGTTATCGAAAAAATGGGGGAAGACAGTAATTACAGCACCCAGATCAATGGTGTTGACTATACGGTGACTGAACGCAGATACGCTATTTTTCCGCAAAAAAGCGGAGTCATTACCATCAAGCCATTGACGCTGGATGCTGAAGTTCTTGTCACGGGCAGACCCCGGTTTAATGGCTTTTTTTCCCGGCAAATTACAAAAACAAAACGCGTCTCGTCTAAAGCCGTCACGTTGGACGTGCAGCCCCTCCCCCAGAACTTAAAAGGTCAGCATTGGTTGCCTGCAGAAGCAGTCAGTTTGAGTCAATCATGGTCGGGTGACATCAGCCAAATGAAAGTCGGTGAGCCGGTTACGCGCACGTTAACGCTGCTGGCCAAAGGCGCGGCAGTAGGCCAATTACCAGAGCTTAATAATGCAATCGATCAAGAAAGTGTAAAAACTTATCCGGATCAACCCGTTTTACGGGAAGAAAAAAAACCGGAAGGCATGATTGCCTTTAGGGAGGAGAAAATAGCATTTATACCGTCGAAACAAGGCACATTTGAACTGCCGGCAATAGAGATTCCCTGGTTCAACATTAATACAGGAAAGTTGGAAGTTACGAAGATTCCAGCCGCTGTTATAACGGTTCTTTCGGCATCAGGTTCGCAGACTCAAGATGCCCCACCCAGGACGGAAGAAACCATAGCGAATTCCATAGAATCGTCTAAGCCGGCTCAGGTGCCGTCCGAGGTGCAATCTTCTTACTGGATGTGGCTGGCGCTGTTTTTTGGCTTGGCATGGCTTTCAACTTTGGCTTATTTATTAATCAAGCGTAAGCCTGAGCCAGTCGATAGCTTACCGGAAGTTGATGTTAAAACGGCTTCCGAGCGAGAATCAATAAAAGCATTGAAGAAAGCCTGTGCTGAAAATGATCCTCAGGCAGCAAAAGAGGCTCTTTTGGTTTGGGGGCGAATTAAGTTTCAAGCGTCCAGTTTGGGTCAACTGGCTTCTTTTTGCGATGCCAGACTCAGGGATGAAATTGACACTTTAAACCGTTGCCTGTACGGCAAAGAGGATGTGATATGGGTTGGCAAGCGCTTATTTCAGGCCTTTTCAGAAAACCAGGCGCGAAAACAATTAAAGGTAGAGAAAGATACCGGTTTGGAACCCCTTTATCGATTATGA
- a CDS encoding VWA domain-containing protein, with amino-acid sequence MWLSEFHFIRPLWLLALLPWFAILIGVIKRKLAKGNWTSVCDEALLPFILKDKPLQSSRIPLLAGALAGFLAVVALAGPTWERMPSPVFRNDSALVIALDISRSMDANDITPSRLIRARFKIADILNRRKDGQTALLVYAGDAFTVTPLTNDTNNIASQLSALTTDIMPEQGSRADIAAKDAVALLNQAGLQQGHVLLVTDEVDTAQFSAVKAALGSYKLSVLGVGTADGAPIKAPDGGFLKDNQGTLIVPQLNAADLASLAKQGSGIYETMTANDSDSDRLLAFFDSRLQNETAQKSDLMLDQWREMGPYLLMLILPLAALSFRKGLLSICLVFMLPWPGTSEAFEWQDLWKTKDQQAQQAFQNQQYDAAASQFDQSDWKAAAHYRAGQYEQALESLKDTNELNGLYNKGNALARLGRFDEAIKAYEEVLKRKPDHEDAKHNKELVEKAKEQQQNQPQDQQDNKDDKQQDSEKESKPDKNEDSSENAEDKSPSPDSKQQEEQQKSEQEQQPSDSEQKNKEQQNKKANEEPQSESKQNEGQTKPDEKPSAAKPAEEGAAKDEAELANEQWLKRIPDDPSGLLKRKFKYQYGQRGRQPVNKDEW; translated from the coding sequence ATGTGGCTGTCGGAATTTCACTTTATTAGACCGCTGTGGTTATTGGCATTGCTGCCGTGGTTCGCGATTTTGATAGGTGTTATCAAACGGAAATTGGCGAAAGGAAATTGGACATCCGTATGCGATGAAGCGCTTTTGCCTTTTATTTTGAAAGATAAACCGTTACAAAGCAGCCGAATTCCTCTCTTGGCAGGTGCTTTAGCCGGTTTTCTTGCTGTAGTTGCACTGGCTGGGCCGACTTGGGAAAGAATGCCGTCACCGGTATTCAGGAATGATTCAGCGCTAGTGATAGCTTTGGATATATCACGATCAATGGATGCAAATGATATAACGCCCAGCCGACTCATCCGGGCTCGTTTTAAAATTGCAGATATCCTGAACCGGCGCAAGGACGGACAAACAGCCTTGCTGGTTTACGCAGGCGATGCATTTACCGTGACACCTTTAACGAATGATACAAACAATATAGCCAGTCAGCTGTCTGCATTAACGACCGATATTATGCCGGAGCAAGGCAGCCGTGCGGATATCGCCGCAAAAGATGCAGTAGCTTTACTTAATCAGGCGGGATTGCAGCAAGGTCATGTGTTATTGGTTACTGATGAAGTCGATACCGCTCAATTTTCAGCGGTCAAAGCAGCACTGGGTTCCTATAAATTGTCCGTTTTAGGTGTGGGAACTGCCGACGGAGCCCCGATCAAAGCGCCTGACGGCGGCTTTTTAAAAGATAATCAAGGCACGCTCATTGTTCCACAATTAAATGCTGCCGATTTAGCCAGTCTAGCCAAACAAGGCAGCGGTATTTACGAAACCATGACTGCAAATGATAGCGACAGCGACCGGCTTCTTGCTTTTTTTGACAGCCGCTTACAGAACGAAACGGCACAGAAATCTGATTTGATGCTCGATCAGTGGCGGGAAATGGGGCCTTATCTGCTGATGTTGATTTTACCATTAGCCGCGCTGAGCTTTAGAAAAGGCTTACTCAGTATCTGCCTGGTATTTATGTTGCCTTGGCCTGGAACAAGCGAAGCATTCGAGTGGCAGGATTTGTGGAAAACCAAAGATCAGCAAGCCCAGCAGGCATTTCAAAATCAACAATACGATGCAGCAGCCAGTCAGTTTGATCAATCTGACTGGAAAGCGGCGGCGCATTACCGTGCCGGACAATACGAACAAGCGCTGGAATCTTTAAAAGATACGAATGAGCTGAACGGTTTATACAACAAGGGTAATGCGCTAGCCAGACTGGGACGTTTTGATGAGGCTATTAAAGCCTATGAAGAAGTCCTTAAGCGTAAACCAGATCATGAAGACGCCAAACATAACAAGGAACTTGTAGAAAAAGCAAAGGAACAACAGCAGAACCAGCCGCAGGATCAGCAAGACAATAAAGACGACAAGCAACAAGACTCCGAAAAAGAATCCAAGCCGGATAAAAACGAAGATTCTTCTGAAAACGCTGAAGATAAATCCCCATCCCCAGATTCAAAACAGCAGGAAGAACAACAAAAAAGCGAACAAGAGCAACAGCCTTCGGATTCTGAGCAGAAAAATAAAGAGCAGCAAAATAAAAAAGCCAATGAAGAGCCTCAATCTGAATCGAAACAGAACGAAGGTCAGACAAAGCCGGATGAAAAACCATCAGCCGCAAAACCGGCAGAGGAAGGTGCTGCGAAAGATGAAGCAGAGTTGGCTAATGAACAGTGGTTAAAAAGAATTCCAGATGATCCATCCGGTTTACTTAAGCGTAAGTTTAAATATCAATACGGTCAACGTGGCAGACAACCCGTTAATAAAGATGAGTGGTAA
- a CDS encoding vWA domain-containing protein, translating into MIDFEWPWMLLSMPLPFIMRWLLPPVQPAEQAALKIPFLSDFADESLHGPMQPAKWHLLWAVIAWVLLVIASARPQWLGEPIEQGVSGRDLMLAVDVSGSMLADDFIVNKNRLDRLTATKWVVGEFINRRVGDRVGLILFGTRAFLQTPLTFDRNTVKTLLDESFIGITEDDPNTSIGDAIGLAVKKLSNEQADSRVLILLTDGVDTSSQVPPLKAAELAAASQLKIYTVGIGSNHPYYRSQFPMDEKLLADIAEITGGQYFRARNTEELDTIYKVLDQLEPVEKDKQYFRPRTELFYWPLAMALFLAAGLLGLRLR; encoded by the coding sequence ATGATCGATTTTGAATGGCCCTGGATGCTGTTGAGCATGCCTTTACCTTTTATCATGCGTTGGCTATTGCCGCCTGTTCAACCCGCAGAACAAGCCGCATTAAAGATTCCTTTTCTATCTGATTTTGCAGATGAAAGTTTGCATGGACCGATGCAACCCGCAAAATGGCATTTGTTATGGGCCGTCATTGCCTGGGTGCTGCTGGTGATTGCATCAGCCCGTCCCCAATGGCTTGGAGAGCCCATTGAGCAAGGCGTAAGCGGTCGTGATCTGATGTTGGCGGTCGATGTTTCCGGCAGTATGTTGGCCGATGATTTTATCGTCAATAAAAACAGATTGGACCGATTAACCGCAACCAAGTGGGTGGTCGGTGAGTTTATCAACCGACGGGTTGGTGACCGGGTCGGATTGATTTTGTTTGGTACACGCGCTTTTTTACAAACACCGCTGACTTTTGACAGAAATACCGTAAAAACATTATTGGATGAATCCTTTATAGGCATCACCGAGGATGATCCCAACACATCCATAGGCGATGCCATAGGTTTGGCCGTCAAAAAACTGTCCAATGAACAAGCCGATAGCCGGGTGTTGATCTTGTTAACTGATGGCGTCGATACCTCTAGCCAAGTTCCACCTTTGAAGGCAGCAGAATTGGCCGCTGCCAGTCAATTAAAGATATATACGGTCGGAATAGGATCTAATCACCCTTATTACCGGTCTCAATTTCCAATGGATGAAAAACTGCTGGCTGATATTGCCGAAATCACCGGCGGTCAGTATTTTCGGGCCAGAAATACAGAAGAGCTGGATACCATTTATAAAGTACTCGATCAACTGGAACCGGTGGAAAAGGATAAGCAATACTTTAGGCCCCGAACTGAGTTATTTTACTGGCCTTTGGCAATGGCTTTATTTCTTGCAGCAGGTTTGTTGGGTCTGCGATTGAGGTGA
- a CDS encoding DUF4381 domain-containing protein, which yields MESAQLPLKDIHLPDAIGWWPPALGWWLLVILIPLMILLLVKLMRYITRSTAIKSAKRILTEIKQDAAKNEVDKLRDISILLRRVAVSVAPRQNIAGLTGQAWLDFLDQGMKDKPFTQGIGQCLINTPYQNKTSINVDINQLILLCQQWLKVQAKRKK from the coding sequence ATGGAATCAGCCCAATTACCGCTTAAAGATATTCATTTACCCGATGCTATAGGCTGGTGGCCTCCTGCATTGGGTTGGTGGCTGTTGGTAATTTTGATACCGCTTATGATTTTATTGCTTGTTAAGCTGATGAGGTATATCACGCGATCGACTGCGATAAAATCAGCAAAAAGAATACTAACGGAGATAAAACAGGATGCCGCTAAAAATGAAGTGGACAAACTAAGGGATATTTCAATTTTATTGCGCAGAGTCGCAGTCAGTGTAGCGCCAAGGCAAAATATTGCCGGCTTAACCGGGCAAGCCTGGCTAGACTTTCTGGATCAGGGTATGAAGGATAAACCTTTCACTCAAGGTATTGGTCAATGTTTGATCAACACACCTTATCAAAATAAAACATCCATTAATGTTGATATCAACCAGTTAATACTGCTGTGTCAACAGTGGCTGAAAGTGCAGGCAAAACGAAAAAAATGA
- a CDS encoding DUF58 domain-containing protein, whose translation MFFKEKKSSQQAPASDDRVSVQLKNLINLSQSAGVLRLHHASIRSLQSGGYVSRFKGRGMEFDETRLYQPGDDIRSIDWRVTARTGKTHTKLFREEREKPVFVSVDFRATMRFATRGVFKSVQAARLAALIAWAAQQQGDKIGGQLFEDNRCVDIKPQSGRHGVLRLFHELIKPVKNELSEFTLEKALTRLNHHTRPGSLIYIISDFRGLNQNAENHLRRLTRHCDVVLVFVYDTLERDLPRQGRYRLTDEINEVVIDTSDKQRVVNYHKRFIDHSRHLENLAKKWAMTLIQCSTTDDPVQSLR comes from the coding sequence ATGTTTTTTAAAGAAAAAAAATCATCTCAGCAGGCACCAGCGAGTGATGATCGAGTGAGTGTACAACTGAAAAACCTGATCAATTTGTCTCAGTCGGCCGGTGTTCTAAGGTTGCATCATGCATCTATTCGTTCACTGCAGAGCGGTGGTTATGTTTCAAGGTTTAAAGGCCGGGGTATGGAATTTGATGAAACACGGCTTTATCAACCGGGAGATGATATTCGCAGCATTGACTGGCGAGTGACTGCCCGGACAGGGAAAACTCATACTAAATTGTTCAGGGAAGAGCGTGAGAAGCCGGTTTTTGTGTCAGTTGATTTCAGGGCAACCATGCGTTTTGCGACACGGGGTGTGTTTAAATCGGTACAAGCCGCGCGTTTGGCAGCGTTGATTGCCTGGGCAGCGCAACAGCAAGGCGATAAGATTGGCGGGCAATTATTTGAGGATAACCGGTGCGTCGACATCAAACCCCAAAGCGGACGCCATGGAGTCTTACGTTTGTTTCATGAGTTAATCAAGCCGGTAAAAAACGAACTCAGTGAATTTACTCTTGAAAAAGCGCTCACCCGATTAAATCATCATACCCGGCCGGGCAGCCTGATCTATATCATCAGTGATTTCAGGGGTCTAAATCAAAATGCAGAAAATCACCTGAGACGATTAACCCGGCATTGCGATGTCGTGCTTGTGTTTGTTTACGATACATTGGAACGTGATCTGCCGCGGCAAGGTCGCTACAGACTGACCGATGAAATAAATGAAGTCGTAATTGATACGTCGGATAAACAGCGCGTTGTAAACTACCATAAAAGATTTATTGATCACAGCCGGCATCTTGAAAACTTAGCCAAGAAATGGGCGATGACTTTAATTCAGTGCAGCACGACGGACGATCCGGTTCAGAGTTTACGTTAA
- a CDS encoding AAA family ATPase yields the protein MTEENTNQAALLKLKHFINQEIIGQEVLVERMLIALLADGHILVEGAPGLAKTRAINVLSRGVEGDFHRVQFTPDLLPADLTGTEIYRPQQGTFEFQRGPLFHNLILADEINRAPAKVQAALLEAMAERQITVGGATYALPSLFMVMATQNPIEQEGTYPLPEAQLDRFLLHIKIDYPQSEHEKSILHLARKEAGQALDAKKTAIQPVTQQILFQARKEVLDIFMADNLEDYLLQIVLATRNPGVYGSDLAGWLQYGASPRASIALDRCARAKAWLDQRDFVGPEDIQDIAFDVLRHRLILSYEAEAEGVTADHIIKELIARIAVP from the coding sequence ATGACTGAGGAAAATACAAATCAAGCAGCGTTGCTAAAACTCAAGCACTTTATTAACCAGGAGATTATTGGTCAGGAAGTTTTGGTTGAAAGAATGTTGATTGCCTTGCTGGCTGATGGTCACATATTGGTCGAAGGTGCTCCGGGTTTGGCAAAAACCAGAGCCATAAATGTATTAAGTCGAGGGGTTGAAGGCGATTTTCACCGTGTTCAGTTTACGCCTGATTTATTACCTGCCGATTTGACAGGTACTGAAATTTACCGGCCACAGCAAGGTACATTTGAATTTCAAAGAGGTCCGTTATTTCATAACTTAATTTTGGCCGATGAGATCAACCGGGCGCCCGCCAAAGTTCAGGCTGCATTGCTTGAAGCAATGGCTGAACGGCAGATTACGGTGGGTGGTGCAACCTATGCCTTACCTTCATTATTCATGGTGATGGCAACTCAAAATCCAATTGAGCAGGAAGGCACTTATCCTTTGCCTGAAGCACAGCTGGATAGATTTTTGTTGCATATCAAAATTGATTATCCACAGTCTGAACATGAAAAAAGTATTCTGCATTTAGCCAGAAAAGAGGCGGGTCAAGCGCTGGATGCAAAAAAAACAGCCATCCAACCGGTAACCCAACAGATACTATTTCAGGCGCGCAAGGAAGTGCTCGATATATTCATGGCTGATAATCTTGAAGACTATTTATTACAAATTGTTTTGGCTACCCGTAATCCGGGTGTTTATGGCAGTGATTTGGCCGGATGGCTGCAGTATGGCGCCAGTCCAAGGGCCAGCATTGCACTGGATCGTTGCGCAAGAGCAAAAGCTTGGCTTGATCAGCGGGATTTTGTGGGTCCTGAGGATATTCAGGACATTGCTTTTGATGTTTTACGCCATCGGCTTATTCTGTCTTATGAAGCCGAAGCTGAAGGCGTTACAGCCGATCATATCATTAAAGAATTGATCGCCAGAATTGCTGTACCGTAA
- a CDS encoding POT family MFS transporter → MAKYLIKPESIRTMPSGIPYIIANEAAERFSYYGMRAILVVFMTQYLLDASDQPDVLSEQEAQAYFHLFVSAVYFMPLLGAVLADGLLGKYRTILFLSVVYCFGHLALAFDHTLFGMLLGQGLIAIGAGGIKPCVSAHVGDQFSSSNSYLINKTFGWFYFSINLGAFASMLIIPWLLKTYGPSWAFGLPGIVMGAATVIFWSGRFRFVHIPPAGVSFLKDVFSPQGRKTLIKLFPVYLFIAVFWALFEQIGSSWVLQAQKMDRHLLGIELLPSQIQAANPLLIMILVPLFNYYFYPFMSRFIRLSAMTKIKLGLFFTTAAFSIPAVLQMQIDTGLQPSIGWQLLAYCLLTAAEVMVSVTCLEFSYTQAPNSMKSFIMAFYSLSIAVGNLFTSAVNFFISNPSVSNYLEGANYFWFFTALMLLTSVTFMLYNSKYEETSFYQGGQKLRD, encoded by the coding sequence ATGGCTAAATATTTAATAAAACCCGAATCCATAAGGACAATGCCATCGGGAATTCCTTATATCATTGCCAATGAAGCGGCTGAACGTTTCAGTTACTACGGAATGCGGGCAATTCTGGTTGTGTTCATGACTCAATATTTACTCGATGCATCCGATCAACCTGATGTGCTGAGTGAACAGGAGGCCCAAGCCTATTTTCATTTGTTTGTATCGGCTGTTTATTTCATGCCACTTTTAGGAGCTGTGTTGGCGGATGGCCTGTTAGGGAAATATCGAACAATTCTTTTTTTGTCAGTTGTTTATTGTTTTGGGCATTTGGCTTTGGCTTTTGATCACACGCTTTTTGGAATGTTACTGGGTCAGGGATTGATTGCTATCGGTGCAGGCGGAATTAAACCTTGTGTTTCAGCGCATGTAGGGGATCAATTCAGCTCAAGTAACAGCTATTTGATTAATAAAACATTCGGATGGTTTTATTTTTCCATTAACCTGGGCGCTTTTGCTTCGATGCTGATAATCCCGTGGTTATTGAAAACCTATGGACCATCATGGGCCTTTGGACTACCCGGTATTGTGATGGGAGCGGCAACGGTCATCTTTTGGTCAGGCCGATTCCGGTTCGTCCATATTCCTCCAGCTGGCGTTTCTTTTTTAAAGGATGTTTTTAGTCCTCAAGGCCGTAAAACACTTATCAAGCTGTTTCCGGTCTATTTATTTATCGCAGTGTTTTGGGCTTTATTCGAGCAGATTGGATCTTCCTGGGTGCTGCAAGCCCAAAAAATGGATCGCCACCTTCTGGGGATAGAGTTGTTACCGTCCCAAATCCAGGCGGCTAATCCATTATTAATCATGATTCTGGTACCGCTTTTCAACTATTACTTCTATCCCTTCATGAGCCGTTTCATTCGTTTGTCTGCCATGACAAAAATCAAGTTGGGGCTTTTTTTTACAACAGCTGCATTCTCAATTCCTGCAGTACTGCAAATGCAGATTGATACTGGTTTGCAGCCCTCAATCGGTTGGCAATTATTGGCCTATTGTTTATTGACCGCAGCAGAGGTAATGGTATCGGTTACCTGTTTGGAGTTTTCTTACACACAGGCACCAAATTCCATGAAATCTTTTATTATGGCTTTTTATTCCCTCTCTATTGCCGTAGGTAATCTATTTACGAGCGCCGTTAATTTTTTTATCAGTAATCCCAGCGTGAGCAATTATTTGGAAGGTGCAAACTATTTTTGGTTTTTCACCGCACTGATGTTGTTAACGTCAGTGACATTTATGCTTTACAACAGCAAGTATGAAGAAACATCTTTTTATCAAGGCGGGCAAAAGTTACGAGACTAG